A section of the Pseudomonas tritici genome encodes:
- a CDS encoding LysE family translocator: MSLIISMAAFALATSITPGPVNVVALSTGARFGFAASQKHVLGAAVGFTLLLVLIGLGLHQVLLRWPILTQLIQWGGVAFLLYMAWKLAVDDGRLDADGTATAPSILYGAIMQWLNPKAWLACVAGMGLFVADGDTAQVWLFAAIYLVICYLSVACWAYAGTFLRRYLSNPQGVRLFNRSMAALLVASVGYLLMA; encoded by the coding sequence ATGAGCTTGATCATTTCCATGGCTGCCTTCGCCCTGGCGACCTCCATCACACCGGGGCCGGTGAATGTCGTCGCGCTTAGTACAGGCGCACGCTTCGGTTTTGCCGCCAGCCAGAAACACGTGCTTGGCGCCGCCGTGGGCTTTACGTTGCTGTTGGTGTTGATTGGCCTCGGCTTGCATCAAGTGCTGCTGCGTTGGCCGATCCTGACCCAGTTGATCCAGTGGGGAGGGGTGGCGTTTTTGCTGTACATGGCCTGGAAACTGGCGGTGGACGACGGCCGGCTGGACGCCGACGGCACGGCCACTGCGCCGTCGATACTCTATGGCGCGATCATGCAGTGGCTCAATCCCAAGGCCTGGCTGGCCTGCGTGGCGGGGATGGGCTTGTTTGTGGCGGATGGCGATACCGCACAGGTCTGGCTGTTTGCGGCGATTTACCTGGTGATCTGTTACCTGTCGGTCGCTTGCTGGGCCTACGCCGGCACGTTCCTGCGTCGCTACCTCAGCAACCCCCAGGGCGTGCGGCTGTTCAACCGCTCGATGGCCGCGTTGCTGGTGGCCAGTGTGGGTTATTTGCTGATGGCTTGA
- a CDS encoding NAD(P)/FAD-dependent oxidoreductase, whose protein sequence is MMYDVIIVGGSYAGLSAGLQLARARRQVLVIDAGQRRNRFAATSHGFLSQDGQAPAVIAAQGRSQLMAYPTVTWVQGNAVQAVAQPEGFSVRTEHHATFHGKRLILATGVVDDLPDIEGLEERWGKHVFHCPYCHGYELDQGRIGVLATSPLAMHHALMLPDWGTTTLFTNAVFTPDAEQQAQLDRRRVSVEHGAVRRIRGERADLELDDGRVFALDGIFTMARTRISPLAEQLGCERVDGPTGRYLHTNEMRQTSVPGVFAGGDVSLAAGSVALAVAEGVRAGVGAHFSLIDG, encoded by the coding sequence ATGATGTACGACGTGATTATCGTGGGCGGCAGCTATGCCGGGCTGTCGGCGGGCCTGCAATTGGCGCGGGCGCGACGCCAGGTGCTGGTGATTGATGCAGGGCAGCGGCGCAATCGCTTTGCGGCCACGTCCCACGGTTTTCTCAGCCAGGACGGCCAGGCGCCGGCGGTCATCGCCGCGCAAGGGCGCAGCCAATTAATGGCGTATCCGACCGTCACCTGGGTGCAGGGCAATGCGGTGCAGGCGGTGGCGCAGCCGGAAGGTTTCAGTGTGCGCACCGAACATCACGCTACGTTTCACGGTAAGCGCCTGATCCTTGCCACCGGCGTGGTCGACGACTTGCCTGACATCGAAGGCCTCGAAGAGCGTTGGGGCAAGCACGTGTTCCACTGCCCTTACTGCCATGGCTATGAGCTGGATCAAGGCCGCATCGGCGTACTGGCCACATCACCCCTGGCCATGCACCACGCGCTGATGCTGCCCGACTGGGGCACCACCACCTTGTTCACCAATGCTGTGTTTACCCCAGATGCCGAGCAGCAAGCGCAGTTGGATCGACGTAGGGTCAGCGTCGAACACGGCGCTGTACGGCGCATCCGCGGTGAGCGCGCCGACCTGGAATTGGATGATGGCCGGGTGTTCGCCCTCGATGGCATCTTCACCATGGCGCGCACTCGCATCAGCCCATTGGCGGAGCAACTGGGCTGTGAGCGCGTCGATGGCCCGACCGGCCGTTATCTGCACACCAATGAAATGCGCCAGACCTCCGTGCCCGGTGTGTTTGCCGGTGGTGATGTCTCCCTTGCCGCCGGTTCCGTCGCGCTGGCCGTGGCCGAGGGCGTGCGTGCCGGCGTGGGCGCGCACTTCTCGTTGATCGACGGTTGA
- a CDS encoding AraC family transcriptional regulator → MSLNTTAHPAHAPRFWRDERLPFIEARTIDDGRKVTYTRHAHEHFSIGAITTGRSYYHYGAQTFEISAGTVVLMNPGDVHACNPIENEPWSYQMVYLDTPWLTDLQHQLGFSTDQGYRPFDTPYTRDSLLYNGLLALYRILVDEQAEHLQKQSALVSYFTEVQQRLNPSDTPVREVNHKLERAAEYIREHCTLALKLEDICAAAELSASYLIRAFKQYYGLTPHAFLVNQRIQFARTQLRQGELIADVALAAGFADQAHFQRAFKQHFAATPGQYRDRLKPSANNPHWPPATRPSSG, encoded by the coding sequence ATGTCGTTGAACACCACCGCTCACCCCGCACACGCACCACGCTTTTGGCGTGATGAGCGCTTGCCGTTCATTGAAGCGCGGACCATCGACGACGGGCGCAAGGTCACCTACACCCGTCATGCTCATGAGCACTTTTCCATTGGTGCGATCACCACCGGAAGGAGCTACTACCACTACGGCGCGCAAACCTTTGAGATCAGCGCCGGCACCGTGGTGTTGATGAACCCCGGTGATGTCCACGCGTGCAATCCCATCGAGAATGAACCGTGGTCCTACCAGATGGTGTACCTCGACACGCCTTGGCTGACCGACTTGCAGCACCAGTTGGGTTTCAGCACGGACCAGGGTTACCGGCCCTTTGATACGCCTTACACGCGTGACTCGCTGCTGTACAACGGCCTGCTGGCGTTGTATCGAATACTGGTGGACGAACAGGCTGAACACCTGCAAAAACAGAGCGCGCTGGTGAGTTACTTCACCGAGGTGCAACAGCGCCTCAACCCCTCCGACACCCCGGTACGCGAGGTCAACCACAAGCTGGAGCGCGCCGCCGAGTACATCCGCGAACACTGCACCCTGGCGTTGAAACTGGAAGATATCTGCGCGGCGGCCGAGTTGTCGGCGTCTTACCTGATCCGCGCCTTCAAGCAGTATTACGGGCTGACGCCCCATGCCTTCCTGGTCAACCAGCGTATCCAGTTCGCCCGTACGCAATTGCGCCAGGGCGAGCTGATCGCCGATGTGGCCCTGGCCGCAGGTTTTGCCGACCAGGCGCATTTCCAGCGCGCGTTCAAACAGCATTTCGCCGCCACGCCGGGGCAGTACCGTGACCGCCTCAAGCCATCAGCAAATAACCCACACTGGCCACCAGCAACGCGGCCATCGAGCGGTTGA